Proteins from a single region of Sinorhizobium alkalisoli:
- the tilS gene encoding tRNA lysidine(34) synthetase TilS: MPNAVLDAARRLLSSFVKPGRILVAVSGGSDSMGLLFALHSAIAEEKGGFSLAACTVDHALRSGSAVEAEAVGRFCAELDIPHRVLRWEGDKPQTGIQAAARNKRYELLAVAANAFDADCIATGHTADDQCETIAMRGARHPVEGETGEGQGAAGMAATMLYARQIWVLRPFLGIRRAEIRTYLERRGIGWSDDPSNVNPQFERARLRADVDRSNCASSPVWSGAQRAASSARAAALIEERVKVHEALVAEIAASSAVKMDNPDWRRGLMSVAAVLGGRGHLPARATIKRLSDFLRSDRPGRMTAGRVVFDRRRSGLYLYREPRNLPVLGIGPGGRGLWDGRFSIASLGPALTVSAGVDGAALQQRLIDAGLPKGVARRASEVAPRIVSAEPESSGREAAVIECRIGLYDTFLPGFDRIMADAVAVLFGRERYPAPPVHDV; the protein is encoded by the coding sequence ATGCCCAACGCCGTCCTCGATGCGGCCAGACGTCTTCTCTCATCCTTCGTCAAACCCGGCCGGATACTCGTCGCCGTCTCCGGTGGCAGCGATTCCATGGGCCTGCTCTTCGCCCTGCATTCGGCGATCGCGGAAGAGAAGGGCGGCTTCTCCCTTGCCGCCTGTACCGTCGATCACGCGCTACGGTCCGGGTCTGCTGTTGAAGCCGAAGCGGTCGGCAGGTTCTGCGCCGAGCTCGATATCCCCCATAGAGTTCTTCGCTGGGAGGGCGACAAACCCCAGACCGGCATTCAGGCGGCAGCGCGCAACAAGCGTTACGAACTGCTTGCCGTAGCGGCCAACGCGTTTGACGCCGATTGCATCGCCACCGGCCATACGGCCGACGATCAGTGCGAGACGATCGCCATGCGCGGCGCGCGCCACCCTGTCGAAGGGGAAACGGGCGAGGGCCAGGGAGCCGCAGGCATGGCGGCAACAATGCTGTACGCCCGGCAAATTTGGGTCTTGCGGCCGTTCCTAGGCATTCGCCGCGCCGAAATCCGCACCTACCTCGAGAGGAGGGGCATCGGGTGGTCCGATGATCCGAGCAACGTCAATCCTCAATTCGAGCGGGCCCGCCTGCGCGCGGATGTGGATAGGTCGAATTGCGCGTCGTCGCCCGTTTGGAGTGGGGCGCAACGGGCCGCCTCCTCGGCAAGGGCGGCGGCGCTGATCGAGGAACGAGTAAAGGTCCACGAGGCACTCGTTGCCGAGATTGCGGCATCCAGTGCGGTGAAGATGGACAACCCGGATTGGCGCCGCGGCCTGATGTCGGTTGCCGCAGTCCTCGGGGGGCGCGGCCACCTTCCGGCGCGCGCGACGATCAAGAGGCTTTCGGATTTTCTGCGATCGGACCGTCCAGGTCGCATGACCGCCGGGCGGGTGGTCTTCGACCGGCGTCGCAGCGGCCTCTATCTCTACCGAGAACCGCGCAACCTTCCGGTCCTCGGCATCGGACCCGGGGGCAGGGGCCTTTGGGATGGGCGCTTCAGCATTGCGAGCCTGGGACCCGCCCTGACGGTGAGCGCCGGCGTGGATGGAGCCGCGCTCCAGCAGAGGCTTATTGACGCAGGACTGCCGAAGGGGGTTGCGAGAAGGGCTTCGGAGGTGGCACCTCGCATCGTGTCTGCGGAGCCCGAAAGTTCAGGGCGCGAGGCGGCGGTGATCGAGTGCCGTATCGGGCTTTATGACACCTTTTTGCCCGGTTTCGACAGGATCATGGCTGACGCCGTTGCCGTGCTTTTCGGACGGGAACGCTATCCCGCTCCGCCGGTTCACGATGTTTGA
- the ybgF gene encoding tol-pal system protein YbgF encodes MKKFVVAGLVGLTALTSLGPIANAMPLSGLFARITEAGKDDLPVVKVQSADAGRIGQLEEQIRSLNGRIEEMSFQLLQMQEQIRKFQEDNEFRFQDLESGRSSGKKSGALDTPKMNDQASVTPEVTESPEPTASADDDMAAAVPGAAPPPTTLGQIIFDENGNPVSATTDIEPGANATLPGVDTGMADQGTAGIDGNAAAGQQTAALGNAGDLYQSAYGHVLSGDYGLAEQEFRQYLEAFPEGEKAADASFWMGEAQYSQGNFSDAAKTFLNAHQTYGKSPKAPEMLLKLGMSLGALDNKETACATLREVNKRYPQASAAVKAKVTSEQSRFGC; translated from the coding sequence ATGAAGAAATTTGTCGTGGCAGGACTCGTTGGACTGACGGCCCTTACGAGCCTCGGCCCAATCGCGAATGCCATGCCGCTCTCCGGGCTCTTTGCCCGTATAACCGAAGCCGGAAAAGATGACCTGCCGGTGGTGAAAGTGCAGTCGGCCGACGCCGGTCGGATCGGCCAGCTCGAGGAACAGATCCGCTCGCTCAACGGGCGTATCGAGGAAATGAGCTTCCAACTCCTGCAGATGCAGGAACAGATCCGGAAGTTCCAGGAGGACAACGAGTTCCGTTTCCAGGATCTCGAAAGCGGCAGGTCCTCCGGCAAGAAAAGCGGCGCGCTTGATACGCCGAAGATGAACGACCAGGCATCCGTCACCCCCGAGGTGACGGAGAGCCCGGAACCGACCGCGTCGGCCGATGACGACATGGCTGCGGCAGTTCCAGGCGCTGCGCCGCCGCCGACGACGCTCGGCCAGATCATTTTCGACGAGAACGGCAATCCGGTCTCGGCCACCACGGATATCGAGCCGGGCGCAAACGCCACTCTGCCGGGTGTCGATACGGGCATGGCCGACCAGGGTACGGCCGGTATCGACGGCAATGCGGCAGCGGGCCAGCAGACGGCCGCGCTCGGCAATGCGGGCGATCTCTATCAATCCGCCTACGGCCATGTGCTTTCCGGCGATTACGGCTTGGCCGAGCAGGAGTTTCGCCAATACCTCGAGGCTTTTCCCGAGGGGGAAAAGGCGGCGGACGCCAGCTTCTGGATGGGTGAAGCGCAATATTCGCAGGGCAACTTCAGCGATGCGGCGAAGACCTTCCTGAACGCGCACCAGACCTACGGCAAATCGCCCAAGGCACCCGAAATGCTGTTGAAGCTCGGCATGTCGCTCGGGGCTCTCGACAACAAGGAAACGGCTTGCGCGACATTGCGCGAGGTGAACAAGCGCTATCCCCAGGCATCGGCCGCCGTTAAGGCGAAGGTGACCAGCGAGCAGAGCCGCTTCGGCTGCTGA
- the pal gene encoding peptidoglycan-associated lipoprotein Pal, giving the protein MSRIDTPAASRLQTFARNPVMIALVMTLALAGCASKKNLPNDAAGLGLGAGAATPGSQQDFTVNVGDRIFFDTDSSSIRADAQATLDRQAQWLARYPNYAITVEGHADERGTREYNLALGARRAAATRDYLVSRGVPANRMRTISYGKEKPVAVCDDISCWSQNRRAVTVLGGAGS; this is encoded by the coding sequence ATGAGCCGAATTGACACCCCGGCCGCAAGCCGCCTGCAGACCTTTGCCCGCAATCCGGTCATGATCGCCCTCGTGATGACGCTTGCCCTTGCCGGCTGCGCTTCGAAGAAGAACTTGCCGAACGATGCCGCCGGTCTCGGCCTCGGCGCCGGCGCGGCAACGCCGGGTTCGCAGCAGGACTTCACGGTCAATGTCGGCGACCGCATCTTCTTCGATACGGATTCGAGCTCGATCCGCGCCGATGCTCAGGCAACGCTCGACCGCCAGGCGCAATGGCTGGCGAGATATCCGAACTACGCAATCACCGTTGAGGGCCATGCTGACGAGCGCGGCACCCGCGAATACAACCTGGCGCTTGGCGCCCGCCGCGCTGCCGCGACCCGCGACTATCTCGTCAGCCGCGGTGTTCCCGCCAACCGCATGCGCACGATCTCCTACGGCAAGGAAAAGCCGGTGGCCGTCTGCGACGATATTTCCTGCTGGTCGCAGAACCGCCGCGCCGTTACCGTTCTCGGTGGTGCCGGAAGCTGA
- the tolB gene encoding Tol-Pal system beta propeller repeat protein TolB: protein MEMLSNFFRLLMVLFAACGLLASPANALVEININKGNVEPLPIAVTDFLQGELGKKISDVIAADLKRSGLFAPVDRGAFIEKISNPDAAPRFEDWKVINAQALVIGRVTQEGDGRLKAEFRLWDTFAGQQMLGQQFYTQPENWRRVAHIIADAIYERITGEKGYFDTRIVYVAESGPKNARKRQLAIMDQDGANARALTNTNDIVLTPRFSPNRQEITYMSFENQQPRVYLLQLETGQREVVGNFPGMTFAPRFSPDGQRVIMSLQQDGNANIYTMDLRSRTTTRLTNTAAIDTSPSYSPDGSRIVFESDRGGKQQLYVMGADGSGQTRISFGDGSYSTPVWSPRGDLIAFTKQSGGKFSIGVMKPDGSGERILTTGFHNEGPTWAPNGRVLMFFRQNAGAGGPQLYSIDLTGYNEQLIQTQGFASDPAWSPLME, encoded by the coding sequence ATGGAAATGCTGAGCAACTTTTTCCGCCTTCTGATGGTGCTGTTCGCGGCCTGTGGGCTTCTTGCCTCGCCGGCGAACGCGCTCGTCGAGATCAACATCAACAAGGGCAATGTCGAGCCGCTGCCGATCGCCGTGACCGATTTCCTGCAGGGTGAACTCGGCAAGAAAATATCCGACGTGATTGCTGCCGACCTGAAGCGCTCCGGTCTCTTTGCGCCGGTCGACAGGGGTGCCTTCATCGAGAAGATTTCCAATCCCGATGCCGCCCCGCGCTTCGAGGACTGGAAGGTGATCAACGCCCAGGCGCTCGTCATCGGTCGCGTCACCCAGGAAGGCGACGGCCGGCTGAAGGCGGAGTTCCGCCTGTGGGATACATTCGCCGGGCAGCAAATGCTGGGCCAACAGTTCTATACCCAGCCGGAAAACTGGCGCCGCGTCGCGCATATCATTGCCGATGCGATCTATGAGCGGATCACCGGCGAGAAGGGCTATTTCGATACCCGCATCGTCTATGTCGCCGAGAGCGGACCGAAGAATGCGCGCAAGCGCCAGCTCGCGATCATGGACCAGGACGGCGCCAATGCCCGGGCGCTGACCAACACGAACGACATCGTGCTGACGCCGCGCTTCTCGCCGAACCGGCAGGAAATCACCTACATGTCGTTCGAGAACCAGCAGCCGCGCGTCTATCTGCTGCAGCTCGAAACCGGACAGCGCGAGGTCGTCGGCAACTTTCCCGGCATGACCTTCGCGCCGCGCTTCTCGCCGGACGGGCAGCGGGTGATCATGAGTCTGCAGCAGGACGGCAACGCCAATATCTACACCATGGACCTGCGCTCGCGCACGACGACGCGGCTGACCAACACCGCCGCGATCGACACGTCGCCGTCCTATTCGCCGGACGGAAGCCGGATCGTCTTCGAGAGCGACCGCGGCGGAAAGCAGCAGCTTTACGTTATGGGGGCAGACGGCTCCGGCCAGACGCGCATCTCCTTCGGAGACGGCTCCTATTCCACGCCGGTCTGGTCTCCGCGCGGCGACCTCATCGCCTTCACGAAGCAGTCGGGCGGCAAGTTCTCGATCGGCGTGATGAAGCCGGACGGTTCGGGTGAGCGCATTCTGACCACGGGCTTCCACAACGAGGGCCCGACCTGGGCGCCGAACGGCCGTGTGCTGATGTTCTTCCGCCAGAATGCCGGCGCCGGCGGTCCGCAGCTCTATTCGATCGATCTCACGGGCTATAACGAGCAGCTGATCCAGACCCAGGGCTTCGCCTCCGATCCGGCCTGGTCGCCGCTGATGGAATAG
- a CDS encoding cell envelope integrity protein TolA, whose amino-acid sequence MKGSLATSAVLHALVLTWALVSLGSPAEFEVADVEALPVDIIPVESITQIQQGDKKAPAKEKASPVPTKKPTPVENAENVGDNDIDLKAPPKPDAKPVEKETAAAPEKTEKAPPTPDPVMEEIKKVEETKPASEPATEVAALPTPKQEVKPETIPEAIPAEEKPAENPEAEALPDKVPTPMAKPKVEQPAQTAKTPERKKEEAKKEQKKATSQKESDFNADEIAALLNKQESSGGGAKRSTEEAALGGKKTTSGEKLSQSEIDALRGQIQNNWSIIPGMADASDVRIKVTMRLDRDGSLIGEPEVEATGGSDSARRALMGGARRAILKSAPFQGLPADKYDSWSEVVVNFDPSSML is encoded by the coding sequence ATGAAGGGCAGTCTTGCTACATCTGCTGTCCTCCACGCCCTGGTCCTGACCTGGGCGCTGGTGTCGCTCGGCAGCCCGGCCGAATTCGAGGTTGCGGATGTCGAGGCGCTGCCGGTCGACATCATACCGGTCGAATCGATCACCCAGATCCAACAGGGCGACAAAAAGGCGCCGGCCAAGGAAAAGGCCTCCCCGGTTCCGACCAAGAAGCCGACGCCAGTCGAAAATGCCGAAAATGTCGGCGACAACGACATCGATCTGAAGGCGCCGCCGAAGCCGGACGCCAAGCCGGTTGAGAAGGAAACGGCAGCCGCTCCGGAAAAAACGGAGAAGGCCCCGCCGACTCCCGACCCGGTGATGGAGGAGATCAAAAAGGTCGAAGAAACGAAGCCCGCCTCCGAACCGGCAACGGAAGTCGCGGCCCTGCCGACGCCGAAGCAGGAGGTGAAGCCGGAAACGATCCCCGAAGCGATACCCGCCGAAGAGAAGCCGGCCGAAAATCCCGAGGCCGAGGCTCTGCCCGACAAGGTGCCGACGCCGATGGCGAAGCCGAAGGTCGAACAGCCGGCGCAGACGGCCAAGACGCCCGAGCGCAAGAAGGAAGAGGCGAAGAAGGAACAGAAGAAGGCGACCTCGCAGAAGGAGAGCGACTTCAATGCCGACGAGATTGCGGCACTGCTGAACAAGCAGGAGTCTTCCGGCGGCGGCGCCAAGCGCTCGACCGAGGAAGCGGCTCTGGGCGGCAAGAAGACCACCTCCGGTGAAAAGCTTTCGCAGAGCGAGATCGACGCCCTGCGCGGGCAGATCCAGAACAATTGGTCGATCATCCCCGGTATGGCCGACGCTTCAGACGTGCGCATCAAGGTCACGATGCGGCTCGACCGGGACGGCAGCCTGATCGGCGAGCCCGAGGTCGAAGCCACAGGCGGTTCCGACTCGGCGCGCCGGGCGCTGATGGGCGGTGCGCGTCGCGCGATTCTCAAGTCCGCGCCGTTTCAGGGGCTGCCTGCCGACAAATACGATTCGTGGAGCGAGGTCGTCGTCAATTTCGACCCGAGCTCAATGCTCTAG
- the tolR gene encoding protein TolR — protein sequence MGMAVGGARGSGGGRRRRSGRRATISEINVTPLVDVMLVLLIIFMVAAPMMTVGVPIDLPETQAKAMNADTQPITVSVNPAGEIFLQETPIGIDEVVPKLEAIATTGYNERIYVRGDTNADYGTVMKVMARISAAGFKNLGLVTLQEQEK from the coding sequence ATGGGTATGGCAGTTGGTGGAGCCAGGGGTTCGGGCGGCGGACGCCGCCGGCGCAGCGGCAGGAGGGCTACGATCAGCGAGATCAACGTCACGCCGCTTGTCGACGTGATGCTGGTGCTCTTGATCATCTTCATGGTGGCGGCGCCTATGATGACGGTCGGCGTGCCGATCGACCTGCCCGAAACGCAGGCGAAGGCCATGAACGCGGACACCCAGCCAATTACCGTTTCGGTCAATCCGGCCGGCGAGATCTTTCTGCAGGAGACGCCGATCGGCATCGACGAGGTCGTGCCGAAGCTCGAGGCGATCGCCACTACCGGCTACAACGAGCGCATCTACGTGCGCGGCGACACCAATGCCGACTACGGCACGGTGATGAAGGTCATGGCGCGCATCTCGGCCGCCGGCTTCAAGAATCTCGGGCTCGTAACGCTCCAAGAACAGGAAAAGTGA
- the tolQ gene encoding protein TolQ: protein MEQVGLAATSDVTLWSLFMQAGLVVKLVMLGLIGASVWTWAIVVDKSLKYGRVRRQLDNFEQVFWSGQSLEELYRTLSDRNTTGMGAIFVSAMREWKKSFERGARSPIGLQMRIDRAMDVTLARESETLEARLGSLATIGSAAPFIGLFGTVIGIMTSFQAIAGSKSTNLAVVAPGIAEALLATAIGLLAAIPAVIAYNKFTADSGKLTARMEAFADEFSAILSRQIDEKLQPSRQAAQ, encoded by the coding sequence ATGGAACAGGTAGGATTGGCCGCGACGAGCGATGTGACCCTCTGGTCGTTGTTCATGCAGGCGGGCCTTGTCGTGAAGCTGGTCATGCTGGGGCTGATCGGAGCCTCGGTCTGGACCTGGGCGATCGTCGTCGACAAGTCCCTGAAGTACGGACGCGTACGGCGCCAGCTCGACAATTTCGAGCAGGTTTTCTGGTCCGGCCAGTCGCTGGAGGAGCTATACCGCACGCTGTCCGACCGGAATACCACAGGGATGGGCGCGATCTTCGTCTCGGCGATGCGCGAATGGAAGAAGAGCTTCGAGCGCGGCGCCCGTTCGCCCATCGGTCTGCAGATGCGCATCGACCGTGCCATGGACGTGACGCTCGCGCGTGAATCCGAGACGCTCGAGGCGCGGCTCGGCTCTCTCGCCACGATCGGTTCGGCTGCGCCCTTCATCGGCCTCTTCGGCACCGTGATTGGTATCATGACCTCGTTTCAGGCGATCGCCGGCTCGAAGTCGACCAACCTCGCCGTCGTGGCGCCCGGCATCGCCGAGGCGCTGCTGGCGACCGCAATCGGCCTGCTCGCCGCCATTCCGGCCGTTATCGCCTACAACAAATTCACCGCCGATTCCGGCAAGCTGACGGCGCGCATGGAAGCTTTCGCCGACGAGTTCTCCGCCATCCTGTCGCGGCAGATCGACGAGAAGCTGCAGCCTTCGCGCCAGGCTGCGCAGTAA
- the ligD gene encoding DNA ligase D, producing the protein MAARSEPLSEYNRRRDFARTREPKGIVAQGRQSRKRFLVQKHAATRLHYDFRLEWEGVLKSWAVIRGPSLNPEDKRLAVRTEDHPLAYGDFEGTIPEGEYGGGTVMLWDTGWWEPEGDPAEGLKKGKLSFRLHGSRMKGGWALVRMRPQGGEKRENWLLVKHSDEIASEDGDALVEDQVTSIRTGRTMEEIASGKGEGKARVWHSRSTAANLEAGAIAESGDRQKWRSRSFAKAPDFRPPQLATLVTKAPAGDDWLSEVKFDGYRLVCTVGGDGARCYTRNGLDWTKKFPAIAAALAELDCKSALIDGEVVALSQEGSSFSALQKALKTGASTRLYAFDLLELDGKDLSRQPLVERKAKLKALLDTLGVTATIQYSEHVRGSSAHVLAAMCRAGQEGIIAKEANAPYRSGRSRSWLKVKCTKRQEFVIGGYTPSSKKGRPFASLLVGTFEGGKLVYRGGVGTGFTGKTLDELAALFARRKRQTSPFDAVPRERSRDGLWLKPDLVAEVDFAEFTDDGHIRHGSFEGLREDKEAKAVKLETPNAATAKAKTRLRKSPAAKSSRPIAKGEDEVLGIRISNPDRILFQGQGIRKIDLARYYAVVAERMLPLAAGHPLSLVRCPQGRQRKCFYQKHASDGFPNEIREVPIEEASGETKNYMYLDNANGLVAAVQMGTLEFHIWGSTIDKLEQPDRLVFDLDPDPSVGFATVKYAAKALRDELGRIGLTSFALVTGGKGVHVVAPLVRRAPWEEVKRFAKTVAQGFADRDPDRFVATMSKAKRKGRIFIDWLRNERGATAIAPYSTRAREGGPIATPVGWDELEALGAANAFQMADILQRIESSTDPWREFGKARQSLTKKLLDSVAG; encoded by the coding sequence ATGGCGGCGCGCAGTGAACCGCTTTCCGAATACAATCGGCGCCGCGACTTCGCCAGGACGCGCGAACCCAAGGGTATCGTCGCGCAAGGGCGCCAGAGCCGGAAGCGCTTTCTCGTCCAGAAGCACGCCGCGACTCGGCTGCATTACGACTTCCGCCTCGAGTGGGAGGGGGTGCTGAAGAGCTGGGCCGTCATTCGCGGGCCGAGCCTCAACCCGGAGGACAAGCGCCTTGCCGTACGGACGGAGGATCATCCGCTCGCCTATGGCGATTTCGAGGGCACGATCCCCGAAGGTGAATATGGCGGCGGCACGGTCATGCTTTGGGACACGGGCTGGTGGGAACCGGAAGGCGACCCGGCCGAGGGGCTGAAGAAGGGCAAGCTCTCCTTCCGCCTGCATGGAAGCCGCATGAAGGGGGGCTGGGCACTCGTCCGCATGCGGCCGCAGGGAGGCGAGAAACGTGAAAACTGGCTCCTCGTGAAACACAGCGACGAAATCGCCTCGGAGGACGGCGATGCACTCGTCGAGGACCAGGTGACGAGCATCCGCACCGGGCGCACGATGGAAGAGATTGCCTCCGGCAAGGGCGAAGGGAAGGCACGCGTCTGGCATTCGAGGAGCACGGCTGCCAATCTCGAGGCCGGTGCAATAGCCGAGAGCGGCGACCGGCAGAAGTGGCGGTCGCGCTCCTTCGCGAAGGCGCCCGACTTCCGGCCACCTCAGCTTGCGACGCTGGTGACAAAGGCACCCGCCGGAGACGATTGGCTAAGCGAGGTGAAGTTCGATGGCTATCGGCTGGTTTGCACGGTCGGCGGTGATGGAGCGCGCTGCTACACGCGCAACGGCCTCGACTGGACCAAAAAGTTCCCCGCGATTGCCGCCGCCCTTGCCGAACTCGATTGCAAGTCGGCGCTGATCGACGGCGAGGTGGTGGCGCTATCGCAAGAAGGTTCCAGTTTCTCCGCCCTTCAGAAGGCGCTCAAGACCGGTGCCAGCACCCGCCTCTATGCGTTCGACCTGCTCGAGCTCGACGGCAAGGACCTCAGTCGCCAGCCGCTCGTCGAAAGAAAGGCGAAGCTTAAAGCGCTGCTCGACACGCTTGGCGTGACGGCGACCATCCAGTACAGCGAGCATGTGCGTGGCAGCAGCGCGCATGTGCTTGCCGCCATGTGCAGGGCCGGACAGGAAGGCATCATCGCCAAGGAGGCGAACGCTCCCTATCGCAGCGGCCGAAGCCGGAGTTGGCTGAAAGTCAAATGCACGAAACGCCAGGAGTTTGTCATCGGCGGCTATACGCCTTCATCGAAAAAAGGCCGGCCCTTCGCTTCGCTCCTGGTCGGCACCTTCGAAGGCGGCAAGCTCGTCTATCGCGGCGGCGTCGGCACCGGCTTCACGGGCAAGACGCTCGATGAGCTCGCAGCGCTTTTCGCCAGGCGCAAACGCCAAACGTCGCCCTTCGATGCGGTGCCGCGGGAGCGAAGCCGCGATGGCTTATGGCTGAAGCCCGACCTGGTGGCGGAGGTCGATTTCGCCGAGTTCACCGATGACGGCCATATCCGCCACGGCTCGTTCGAGGGATTGCGCGAAGACAAGGAGGCCAAGGCCGTGAAACTGGAAACGCCGAATGCCGCAACCGCCAAGGCCAAGACGCGCCTACGCAAATCCCCGGCGGCGAAGAGCTCCAGGCCCATAGCGAAGGGAGAGGACGAGGTGCTCGGCATCCGCATCTCCAATCCCGACCGAATCCTTTTTCAGGGCCAAGGCATCAGAAAGATCGACCTTGCCCGCTACTATGCGGTGGTCGCCGAGCGGATGCTGCCGCTTGCAGCCGGCCATCCCCTCTCGCTGGTGCGCTGCCCGCAAGGTCGGCAGAGAAAGTGCTTCTACCAGAAACATGCGAGCGACGGCTTTCCGAACGAGATACGGGAAGTTCCGATCGAGGAAGCATCCGGCGAGACCAAGAACTATATGTATCTGGACAATGCCAACGGGTTGGTCGCCGCCGTTCAGATGGGAACGCTCGAATTTCACATCTGGGGTTCAACCATCGACAAGCTGGAACAGCCGGACCGCCTGGTCTTCGACCTCGACCCCGATCCGAGCGTCGGCTTCGCCACGGTGAAGTACGCGGCCAAAGCGCTGCGCGACGAACTCGGCCGGATCGGCCTGACGTCTTTCGCCCTCGTGACCGGCGGCAAGGGCGTGCATGTGGTCGCGCCGCTCGTCCGCCGCGCCCCCTGGGAAGAGGTGAAGCGCTTCGCCAAGACTGTCGCGCAAGGTTTCGCGGATCGCGATCCCGATCGATTCGTGGCCACCATGTCGAAGGCCAAGCGCAAGGGCCGGATCTTCATCGATTGGCTGCGGAACGAACGCGGGGCCACGGCGATAGCCCCCTATTCCACCCGCGCCCGCGAAGGCGGGCCCATTGCCACGCCCGTCGGCTGGGACGAACTCGAAGCCCTCGGCGCCGCCAACGCCTTCCAGATGGCCGACATTCTTCAGCGGATCGAAAGCAGCACGGATCCCTGGCGCGAGTTCGGCAAGGCAAGGCAGTCGCTGACGAAAAAGCTCCTGGACTCGGTCGCGGGCTGA
- the ybgC gene encoding tol-pal system-associated acyl-CoA thioesterase gives MSLISLAGELTETGHRLIQRVYYEDTDFSGVVYHARYLHFMERARTDYLRLLGVEQATLAIEGDAEGLVFVVHRMEIDFKAPARMDDVLTIETATEKAGGAKMVLQQQIRRGDALLIAAKVIIAVINGQGRPRRLPEALAAKFLAAQTAAA, from the coding sequence ATGTCACTGATTTCGCTTGCCGGCGAGTTGACCGAAACCGGCCATCGACTGATCCAGCGGGTCTATTATGAGGACACCGATTTTTCCGGAGTCGTCTATCATGCCCGCTATCTCCATTTCATGGAACGGGCCCGAACGGATTATCTCAGGCTGCTTGGGGTCGAACAGGCGACCCTCGCGATCGAAGGCGACGCGGAGGGGCTTGTCTTCGTCGTCCATCGGATGGAAATCGATTTCAAGGCGCCGGCCCGCATGGATGACGTGCTGACGATCGAAACCGCAACGGAAAAGGCCGGCGGCGCCAAGATGGTGCTGCAGCAGCAGATCCGGCGCGGCGATGCGCTGCTGATTGCGGCAAAGGTCATTATCGCGGTGATCAACGGTCAGGGCAGGCCGCGCCGGCTGCCGGAGGCGCTGGCTGCGAAATTTCTGGCTGCGCAGACCGCCGCGGCCTAA
- a CDS encoding NAD-dependent epimerase/dehydratase family protein, protein MKIAILGGDGFVGWPTALHLSDAGHDIHILDNLSRRWIDTELGVQSLTPMDSIQERTRIWHAETGRRIHFNLIDLARDYELLKKWLQEHRPDAIVHFAEQRAAPYSMKSDRHKNYTVNNNVNATHNLLNALVEIDLDAHLVHLGTMGVYGYSTVGAAIPEGYLPVGIETMGGETVSQEILYPPNPGSIYHMTKCLDQLLFQFYAKNDGLRITDLHQGIVWGTHTEQTRRHPQLINRFDYDGDYGTVLNRFLIQAAIGYPLTVHGTGGQTRAFIHIQDSVRCIELALSNPPAGGSRVEIFNQMTETHRVRDLAEMIAKMTGSKIAWLPNPRKEAAENDLVVHNEKFLELGLDPIRLADGLLSEIVDVAKKFAYRVDRSRVPAVAAWTRDIAPLINHDPEGTRLKSVS, encoded by the coding sequence ATGAAGATTGCAATCCTCGGCGGTGACGGTTTCGTCGGCTGGCCCACCGCGCTCCATCTGTCCGATGCGGGCCACGACATCCATATCCTCGACAATCTCTCCCGCCGCTGGATAGACACCGAACTCGGCGTGCAATCCTTGACCCCGATGGATTCCATCCAGGAACGCACGCGCATCTGGCATGCGGAGACCGGTCGGCGCATACACTTCAACCTGATCGACCTCGCCCGCGACTACGAGCTCCTCAAGAAGTGGCTGCAGGAACATCGTCCCGACGCGATCGTCCACTTTGCCGAGCAGCGGGCGGCACCCTACTCGATGAAAAGCGACCGGCACAAGAATTACACGGTCAACAACAACGTCAACGCTACCCACAACCTCTTGAACGCTCTGGTGGAGATCGACCTCGATGCACATCTCGTGCATCTCGGCACGATGGGCGTCTACGGCTATTCCACCGTCGGCGCGGCCATTCCCGAAGGCTATCTGCCGGTCGGGATCGAGACGATGGGCGGCGAGACGGTGAGCCAGGAGATCCTTTATCCGCCCAATCCCGGTTCGATCTATCACATGACTAAGTGCCTCGATCAGTTGCTCTTCCAGTTCTATGCGAAGAATGACGGGCTCAGGATCACCGACCTGCACCAGGGCATCGTCTGGGGCACACATACGGAACAAACCCGGCGCCATCCGCAGCTCATCAACCGCTTCGACTATGACGGCGACTATGGGACGGTCCTGAACCGCTTCCTGATCCAGGCGGCGATCGGTTATCCGCTGACGGTGCACGGCACCGGCGGCCAGACCCGCGCCTTCATCCATATTCAGGATTCCGTTCGCTGCATCGAACTCGCACTGTCGAACCCGCCGGCCGGCGGCAGCCGCGTCGAGATATTCAATCAGATGACTGAGACGCATCGCGTGCGCGACCTTGCCGAGATGATCGCCAAAATGACCGGCTCCAAAATCGCCTGGCTGCCGAACCCGCGTAAGGAAGCGGCGGAGAACGACCTCGTCGTGCACAATGAGAAGTTCCTGGAGCTCGGGCTCGACCCGATCCGCCTTGCGGATGGGCTGCTTTCTGAGATCGTCGACGTCGCGAAGAAATTCGCCTATCGCGTCGATCGCTCGCGCGTGCCGGCCGTCGCCGCCTGGACCAGGGACATCGCTCCGCTGATCAATCACGATCCGGAGGGCACGCGGCTGAAATCCGTTTCGTGA